A segment of the Spiroplasma helicoides genome:
AGTTAATATTAAACTCAAAAGAAATAAATTAATAAATGATCCAAAAGCCTTTACTTATGCCAATATTATCAAAGGTTTAGGTGGTTTAGAAAATATCTCATATTTAGAAGATAAAAAAATTTTTGTGTTTTCAACAAGTCTTGTAAATAAAGTTTATTTGAAGTCTCTTGGTTTAAGTGTTGAAAACACAAATGAGTACTTTATATTAAATATGAAAAATTTTAATATGCAAAACTTTTATAAAAAATTGGAAAACCAGCTAAAAAAAAATAAAGATTAATTATCCTTATTTAAATTTTCTGTTATATCCATATGCTCCACCAAGTAACACTTTTGCATTATAACCTTGATCTCTTAAAAATCTTGCAGCCTCACCACTTCTGTTACCAGCGTTGCAAACTGTAACTATTAATCTATCTTTATCATCCCCAACAATTTCACGATATTTAATTAAAAATGTACTTATTTCACAGTTAATTGAATTTGGTACTCTTAATAATGTGGCATACTCATTTGAAGTTCTAACATCAATTATTATTATATTTGGATCATCTTCAATTTCTTTAAATTGCTCTGCAGTTATATCTACCATTAATTATCACCTCAATTAAATTATATTCTTTAAAAAAATATATAAATAAAAGTTTTTTTAAATTTTTATAAAAACCTATACTAATGATATTTTTTACAATATAATATTAAAGAATTTAACTGATGGTTATGACCTTTCACAGAATAACCAATATGGGCATTATTTGAAAAATAATAAAATTGAATAGGAGTAAAAATGGCAGATATTAAATTTATGGCTATTGGTGGCCAAGATGAAAGAGGCAAAAACATCTTTGTTGTTAGTGTCGATGATGATTTTTTTGTTTTTGATGCTGGAATTAAATTTCCAGAAAGAAGTATTTTAGGTATTGATGTTGTTATACCAAATTTTGATTACTTAAAAGCAAATTCTAAAAAAATAAAAGGAATTTTTCTATCAAATCCAAGTAGCAATAATGCTGGAGCAATAAGTTATATATTAAGAGATATTGATGTTCCTGTTTATTGTAATGAATTAACAACAATTATTTTAAAATATAGAAACTTAAAGTATAGAATAAAAAATAGAGAAAATAATTTTAGAATAATCAATGACAAAGAAATTATAAAATTTGGTAAAAATAGTATTGAAGTATTTAGAACAACATCAAGCTTTCCTGAAACTTTTGGATTCGCTTTACATACAGAGGATGGGACAATTGTTTATGCAGGAGACTATATAATTGATGGAAATGAGCAATCATGATTTTCAACAGATATGAATCACTTATCAAAAATTTCTGAAAAAGGTGTTTTAGCTCTGTTGAGTGATTCAGAATATGCATCTAGAATCGGTTATACTGTTCCAAATCATAGAATTGATAAATACATATCAGCACCGATGAAAGACATGAAGCACAGGCTAGTTCTAGGTATGTTTGAAGAAGATGTATTCAAACTTTTTGAAATAATAAAACAAGCTAAAGAACAAGGTAGAAAAATGGCTATATATGGTAAAACAATTTCAAAAGTTGTTGAATCAAAAATTATTCAAGAGTCATTAAAATTAAAAAATACTGACCTTATTTCATTAGAAGAGTATATGGCTTCCGAAAATGGAATTTTAATATTGACAGGTGCGGGAGATTTACTTTATTCAAGACTTGCTAAAATTGCCGCAGGAAATGACGATGTAATTGAGTTTTCAGAGCAAGACATAATCATTTTAGCAACACCTCCTGCTGCTGGGGTTGAAAAAAGACATGCTGAAATATTAGATGAATTAGCAAGAACAAATGCCAAATTAATTGCTTTAAGCGATAAAAATATTTGAGCAATGAGAGCAAGCTATGAAGATATTAAGTTAATGACAAGAGTTATGAAGGCAAAATGTTTTATTCCCATAAAAGGTTTATACAAAGATTTTCTGTGTGCAGAAAGAGCTGCCATTGAAGCTGGTGTTAAACCTGAAAATATTCAACTTATTAACAATGGTCAAGTTCTAAAGATCCAAAAAGGTGGAAAATTAGTAGTTGCATCAGAAACAATCAAAACAAATGATGTGTATGTTGATGGAATTGGTGTGGGCGATATTGGGGCTGTTGTTTTAAATGAAAGAAAACAGTTGGCAACTGATGGAGTTGTAATAATTGGAGCAAATATTGATGAAAAAACAAAAGAATTAGTTTCATTAATAGATATACAAATGAGAGGGGTTATTTATATTCAAGAAGATAACCCAATATTCAAATTAATGCAAAAGCAAATTATTGATATTTTAGAGAAGCACAAAAATGAATACAAGCAAAAACCAACAAGTTATGATTTAAATAATATTAAAAAAGATATTATTTCAAAAATAAGAGGAACTATAAAACAAGATACTGGTAAACAACCAATTGTTTTAGTTATTATTAATGAAATAAATATCAATAGCTTTTACGAACCAAAAAAACGCTAGATAAAAAAACTTATTATTAAATATAAAAATTTGAAAACTTTGAAAATTTTTTTTAAAGTTTTTTTTACTTTAC
Coding sequences within it:
- a CDS encoding rhodanese-like domain-containing protein; amino-acid sequence: MVDITAEQFKEIEDDPNIIIIDVRTSNEYATLLRVPNSINCEISTFLIKYREIVGDDKDRLIVTVCNAGNRSGEAARFLRDQGYNAKVLLGGAYGYNRKFK
- a CDS encoding ribonuclease J, giving the protein MADIKFMAIGGQDERGKNIFVVSVDDDFFVFDAGIKFPERSILGIDVVIPNFDYLKANSKKIKGIFLSNPSSNNAGAISYILRDIDVPVYCNELTTIILKYRNLKYRIKNRENNFRIINDKEIIKFGKNSIEVFRTTSSFPETFGFALHTEDGTIVYAGDYIIDGNEQSWFSTDMNHLSKISEKGVLALLSDSEYASRIGYTVPNHRIDKYISAPMKDMKHRLVLGMFEEDVFKLFEIIKQAKEQGRKMAIYGKTISKVVESKIIQESLKLKNTDLISLEEYMASENGILILTGAGDLLYSRLAKIAAGNDDVIEFSEQDIIILATPPAAGVEKRHAEILDELARTNAKLIALSDKNIWAMRASYEDIKLMTRVMKAKCFIPIKGLYKDFLCAERAAIEAGVKPENIQLINNGQVLKIQKGGKLVVASETIKTNDVYVDGIGVGDIGAVVLNERKQLATDGVVIIGANIDEKTKELVSLIDIQMRGVIYIQEDNPIFKLMQKQIIDILEKHKNEYKQKPTSYDLNNIKKDIISKIRGTIKQDTGKQPIVLVIINEININSFYEPKKR